One region of Vespa crabro chromosome 15, iyVesCrab1.2, whole genome shotgun sequence genomic DNA includes:
- the LOC124429657 gene encoding magnesium-dependent phosphatase 1-like, whose protein sequence is MSEKKPKIIVFDLDYTLWPFWVDTHVTPPFVKRKKDEIVDAHGQIIHYYKDVPDILKKLSEEGYELGVASRTSEIKGAKQLLNLLDWEKYFKYKEIYPGSKTTHFSQIKKLSNVEYKDMMFFDDEQRNISDLNKIGVLSILVKNGMTYEVIDDGLKKFSKL, encoded by the exons atgtcagaaaagaaaccaaaaataattgtttttgatTTAG acTATACATTATGGCCTTTTTGGGTTGATACACATGTAACACCCCCTTTTGTAAAACG gaaaaaagatgaaatagtAGATGCACATGGTCagattatacattattataaagatGTACCTGATATACTAAAGAAATTATCAGAGGAAGGATATGAGCTTGGCGTAGCATCACGCACTTCAGAGATTAAAGGTGCTAAACAATTATTGAACTTACTAGATtgggaaaaatattttaaatataaggaGATATATCCCGGTTCCAAAACAACTCATTTCTCACA gattaaaaaattatctaatgTCGAGTATAAAGATATGATGTTTTTTGATGATGAACAACGAAACATAtctgatttaaataaaataggaGTGTTGTCTATATTAGTTAAAAATGGTATGACGTATGAAGTTATAGATGATGGATTAAAAAAGTTTtccaaattataa
- the LOC124429658 gene encoding riboflavin kinase — protein MSDKILPCSVSGKVVRGFGRGSKALGIPTANFSESVVNSLPKNFDTGIYYGWGALDGKIYKMVASVGWNPFYKNEKKTFEVHILEIFPNDFYDKELKVIVTGYIRKERDFASIDELIKEIKNDIMIAEKELDKPNMLNYKYDTFLTS, from the exons ATGAGTGACAAAATATTACCATGTTCTGTGTCTGGAAAAGTGGTTCGAGGTTTTGGTAGAGGCTCAAAAGCATTAGGCATTCCTACAG cAAACTTTTCAGAAAGCGTTGTTAATTCATTACCTAAAAATTTTGATACTGGTATATATTATGGTTGGGGTGCTTTAGAtggaaagatatataaaatggtTGCAAGTGTTGGATGGAAtccattttataaaaatgagaaaaaaacattt GAAGTtcatatattagaaatatttccaaatgatTTTTATGACAAGGAACTTAAAGTGATTGTTACTGGTTatatacgaaaagaaagagattttgCATCAAtag AtgaattgataaaagaaataaagaatgataTTATGATTGCTGAGAAAGAATTAGACAAACCTAACATGTTGAATTACAAATATGATACTTTTTTAACAAGTTga